The region AGCATTTGTTTTGATAACCTCATTTCATATTACATTATTGGTGAATATTTGTTTTGTAACACTCCTTGGGTGGATGTGGATCATGTTCTTTTTCCTGTGCATGTGAAGGTTCAGTTGCATTGTGTTTTTATTCACTTTTCCCTAAAGAGTAGGATGTTAACTGTCTACAACTCTTTGGTGGGGAAGAAGAATGAGAGTATTGCTTTGCCAGATGTGAAggcttattttgttgttttacCATATTTTCTAGACTTTCTTGATTTTTATGGTTATAGGAAAGATTTGGACTTGAATGTTGATCCATATTCTGTTGGGAAGAAGGATCCAATTGATTTTAACTTTGCCAAAGACTTGCCTTCTCAAGAGGACAAGTAAGTAACTGGTTTTTGTATTTAGTCGTTTATTTTTCTATTAtgtttgtttttaataatttcatttgttgctttttgtttttttttgtagtgattgTGGAGTATTTGTTATCAAGTATGCCGATTTGTTTATCCATGAGAAGATTGATGACATCCCAAAGAACATGGCTGCCAAAGTTGCTACCTATCGTGATTATCTTGCCATTAACTTGTACAGTCATGCGAAAAAGAAGTAGATTGGTGGGTACAAGACAGAAGATGATGCTCCATCAAAGAAATCAAAGAGTAGGAGGAATTATAAGTAGagatttttgtagttttttttaattgtattaaTGTCCATgtcttttttttcttcctttgttTAATAGTGAAGTTGTGGTTTGTAACTAGATACTGGTTTAGTACTGTACTTGTCTCtggatactttttttttttgtcaatgtAAAGAACTGGTTTCACATTTTGGCTTAATATAacgttttttttatttgtattttattttaatgtgtatgtttttttttcaatagagttggtgatttttttaaaagtttgaaTATATTGTTatgtacatgtttttttttcatataggtTTCAATTATTTTTAGAGAACTTTGTGTGCTAATGGATAACTGATTAGTGTATAGTTTGAAAAGATCAGTTTTACGTTACAGGTAACTGggtacaatttttttatttttatttttagtttatttttattttttgttaaattataataattttttattcatgAATGTTCAAAGTATTTTAAAAGAGATTCTTCATTATGTAACTGGTTGgtaaatgttaatttttttgtaaGTAGGTTTGTATGAGGATGGTGTAACCGGTTACTTCTGTTTTTGATAGTGAAAGCCATATGTTTTAGGTAACTGGttattgtttctttattttttatttttattttaagttttttttgatatatttatgttttttttgtgtGAAAGATTTGTGATTATATAACTAGGTTTTTAAGTCGTTTGTTACATGTATATATAGTCGTTTGTTAAATTTACTTATAGTaactgttttttttctttctataataTGTGTTGTAACCAGGTACACGAGTCTTCAGATTTTGAATATCTTGTGTTGGAACCAGGAAGTTGAGTATCAAGTTTATAAAATGTAAAATGCTTAAAAAGTCTGTACTTTTATTGAAGTAGAAAACATTAGAATTAATTGAAATTGTAGTCTATCTACTCTTTAGAAAATTATTTGTCTAATTTCTTTGACTTTGTTGGGTTTCGCTGCTTTGGGATTGGTTCATTCCTACATGTTTTTCTATTATGTCCTGGTTGCGGGTATCTTCCACATTTTATCTGCACTTTTGGTTCTCCTCTAGATCTGATTCTTTTCCTTCTAAGGCGGCCTGGTGGTTTTCTTGATTTTGGTGGTAGGACAATTTTGTTTAAAGTCTCTGGCAGTGTCCATTCGCTTTCATTTGGCAATGGATAAACAATTGACTCATATGTTGCTTTCATAGTTGTAGTTTTGTAGTAATCAACAACATAATCATATGTTTTCAGCCGTGTTTTGGCGAATATTGTTATTGCATGTGCACACGGTATTTCATTTTGTTGGAACCTTTTGCATTCACATGTTTTCTCCATTAGGTTGACCAGAAAATTTCCTTTGTCTTCAACCACAACTTGGTATACTATAGTGTTTACTAGGAAGACCTGTTTATTTTAGTAGAGGAATACATGTTAGAAACTGGATACTGTCGTAATTATTAGTAACTGGTTACTGAAAGTTTTGGTAAATAATATTCAGCGTAGAATATATGTTAGTTACCTAAAATTTAATGGCTCGAATAAAGTTTTCTCTAAGCACAATTTCAGTATCTGTTGTTACTTGTGTGAATGTGTCAGTTTGCTTCGTTACCATTTTTCCATACCCATTTTTGAACTAAACTTCGAAGGCCTTCCATCATTGTAGTGATTGGCAACGTTCTTGCAGCTTTCAATGCAGCATTTATCGATTCGGCTATATTTGATGTCATCATTGTATATCTTCTTGTTGGAGCATGGCATCTAGACCAAGTGCAATATCCAATTTTTTGTAAATACGGTCTTATGCGAGTGTCAATCTTGTCTATTTCATTCATGTAGTGCTCAAATGATTGAACCCTGTATGCCTTTGCTACTTTGACAAAGTTTATGTTTAGGTCCTCTCCACGGACACTGAAATTGACTTTGATGTTGTTTAGCAGGTGGAATATGCATGCTCCATGGAAAGCTTTTGGGTATACATTCTCTACAGCATTTTCTATGCTTTTGTGCCTGCCTGAAATGATTGCTATACCTGTTTGCCATATCACAATGAAGTAACTGGTTATTGTGTCCAAATTAAGTAACTGGTTTcattaatttatatgaatattattttttttacactGTTTTTACAATTATATTGCTGGATTATTATTAAAcagtttattttatgtgtttagtttgtttGAATAAGGATATAAAAAAGAAAACAGTACCTTCTCTTTCTCCATGTCTCCTTTAGCTTTGTGAAAAACCATAACCATGATGAATCATTTTCAGAGTCTCCTATTCCAAAGACTAATGGAAATATGTTGCTGTTAGCATCCATTGTTGAAGCAGTGACTAAAGTTCCCCCAAATGATGTCTTCAAGTAAGTTCCATCTATCACAATGACTGGCCTACAGTGTTTCCATCCTTTGATGGAATTTGCAAATGCTAGGTACATATATTTGAAGTGATCTTTATTGTCTGTAACCAGGTGTGTTATTGTACCTGGGTTCGAGACTTTTAGCGTGTGAAGGTAGATGGGAAGTTTTTGGTATGAATCATCTTGGTTTCCTCTTGCCAATTCTAAAGCTTTTTCTCTTGTTCTCCAGGCTTTTTGATACCCCATTGAAACACCATAATCATCTAGCATGTCGCTGATTATCTAATTTGGTGTGTGTACTCTCTTTAttgacatgtattttgtttttattagttctccaatCACATTGCAATTTGCCTGCCTGTGGTCTTCCATAATGATATCCAAGGAGCAGGTGTGAGTTTTTACATACTTTCTGATTTTAAATGTTTCTGTTTTCTTGAACTTTGAAgctctaagtaaccagttacaattgtcATCCACACAATTTACCAGGTACTCTCTTGGTTCagatctttttgtcttgaattgGATGTTGTGGATCATAGCATAATAACATAGAGCAGATTTCAAGAGCTTTTTGTCTTTATAAATCTGGCCTTCTTCAACTTTGAAAATTTTATGATCAGTTATAATTTCTGtatcttcttctctttttcttttgttttcttctgtTCTCTCTATGATAAAATCTACTACATTATCAGCTATGTCTGTAATATTTGGGAAGGTTTGTACCTGGTTATTTGTCGTGAAGGTTGCTTCGTCATATTGTAATTCTGTAACTGATTGCTGGTTGTTTAGTTAAAGAACTAGCATTTCTAAATCTGTGttctgtttttgtgtttcttcttCATATGTATTGTGTTCAATAGTTTCAGCTATTGTTTGATCAAAAGTGGTGATGCATAGTGGTAGCTTAGTTACTacattttgcttctttttcagcTCAATGTAGAATAGGACTGAATTGTCAGTGAGTAATTTCATTGGTGGCATACCTGGTGATAACTGGTAACTCAgctcaatattttgaatattgcaTTTTATCTCAGTTTtcactgttgaccctgattttggtcaactgacacggagtcaaaaatgcttgatgtggacagatatgttagaatgaatataatgacaaaaacagtaaagcccacaagaatttatagtggttcggccccagaaactagtaataacctacgtccacttgagctattattgatatgggattcaaaggagtgatcaaagaactagggttctatgagtttcaccaacctctgaagaataaacaatatatcgcAATGtactagctctaattctctcgtaaatctatactctcaagtaagcaaaaagccaaaagtcccctccttgaactatctttctctatttataggctcaaggaggattacatcaatttgttacagatattctctcctaattaatcggatcatcaggaattattggagacaatctcgggattgacttagatctttacaaaattatcttgaaatatgcggagtgtacgaccaggctggtcgtaagaaaaactcaaccgttatgcatgcaatatcttactggtcgatactctaacagaactctgccacgtgtcagtcacgtgtccagaaatcacctgccacgtcatccgtgtctgttttttggataacatttgccccccaagtttatttattatgaccaacaataaataaactttaaggaaacgacccttcgattaccccaccaggcCTGTCAGAGTAATTCGTGCaaccttgggaaaagtaacctacccttgtctaatcacggcttttcggttcccaagtaacttttcgacggctatcacccttccccatgcttcgaaaaagaggaACTGATGATTACATCCTCtttcatgccacagacaaaatatatatataggcttcccggacttttcttttcctttttacgcaagtcaTTCttccttcaagaaaccctaaaatcagaaCTTCCATTCTCTTCTGGAGACCACCTTCCAGTGTTTTCAAGATCCAGTTCGTCAGTTCATCGACGCTCGAAACTCTCTTAAACCTCCACGATCTTTTCTCTGGTAAGTCTCAGAACTCCTATGCTCTTTATTTTTGCCGTGCATGTCTCTGTGGATGACTGTTAAGCTTTTaagtttctgggttgagatgcatgataGTAGGGGTTTTAATGGGTGACGCtgtataggatgatatttctttgccattaaggagttacgagttagtttaatagttgaGATCATGACTTTAGGacataaaaccgaagtaaaaattcaatttttatgccagttgaaaaaccaagtttttccctccctaaaaggagttgaaaaagctttttcaaaaaactttttgctttcactttttgatctgtttttgaaactgttcgtgtgaaaaagttagtattttgttagaatgctgctgtataaaagcttaacttttatactcgaccaacattattctaaaaaactttcataattcttcatcctcacctccccattcttctgttcgcagattttaatgccagatttgtggggaggtgagcggccaatcgacgacgatcttcttgcacaactgcttgaaggcgaagaacagctGGCCCAGCATGATAGCGAGATTCCGTTTTCAAGAACTTCctctagacctcaaccatcaccacctcaaatggcccgttctaaatcgCCAGGCAAGAGaaaaccaaaccctgaaaacaatccaaattcacctgcccagcctgattcgcaggctaggattccctcgaccagtggtcgagaaaatgctgccccggaccctcgcattcaagtcagggctcgccctcggcatcaaaaccttcctgatgtcgagtggtatctttctcctacCAACCAGAtgactccccggatgcttgccaattaccttaggaagtatcctcttaccggggttaatctcaaaatccctgctgctgaccaaagagctaacctgcctgggggcgtctatagcgcttggtccaggtatcacatagaggcgggggctatcctccctctacatccattctaccagggggtggccaactacttcggtgtttccccctttcaaattaccccaaacggatatagaatgctggccgcactctatatcctttataaactcaaaaaatggccagaacccacccctcatgaggtcaacttcctttttgaccttaagtccaacccttagcagtacgggacgggctttttacatctttgtcaccaggaaacaaaccgaacgttcctgagtgacactactcatatttccaacgtggggaagtacaatTCAGAATAtttcctcacgccagacatgactacgaacaacctggccttcgctcgaggaggtaaatgtcactTTCTACTGGTCGTTACTTTTCCTTAGCAAACTCTtctgcacttctctaaagtatattgtgcctttcatgaccatggttacgcccgaacccaacaccagacatggtgttgaggtccaacgcactggccaggatggcagacgctgaaaaaagtgttaagtccctggtcactgatgaaaatctgaggctatctagcctcctggctcctcgccatgaaacaagaggacccgtggtggcagatgccactgccgagggggatctcgagcagcaacccccagcgtctcctccccgaaggaggccaacgggggttacgatcagggaacccactggcgacccttcagcagagaggccttctgcgccccaagggaaggggaaacaaaaggcaacagagcccgtcatagacttgcatgagtcttcagacgaaaacggtactgttattctgcttttaaatagcttgccaattccctgtcacttgtttgacggggatggcaattttacgtatactccaaatctagggtcagacttcttcgtgccagatagtgagtgtatgactaatagagtcagtagtgtaacgacaagtagttgtagctcgggtattaaactttgtgacgtCTTTTCTGATTTGCCATGATTTTTTATCTACTTTTGTCTTACTGTCTGCGTGTTTTTCTTTATCtgcagagatggcttcccccaatGTTTTTGATCTATACTAGAcccaggaggaagaggaggtcccccTGGTCCGATGGAGGAAATCAGCTAGGAGGCACGACAGTGAATCAagccaagcaccctcggccaagaagggtcgaacagctgatccttccaaggatggGCCTACTGGCCAACCTTTTGCCCAACCTCCTGCTCCTGCTGAAAAGGAGACTACCCCTGCTGCCAACCCTTCGCCTGCGGCCCAAAAAGAACAGGCCCCGCAAGCAGAACTTCCCGGGGCTAAACTCTCGAGCCGTTCTGTAACGCTCCAACTCCAGGGactgctacagtgcacattgcaaacagtgctaaactcgctaattgagttgtatggccataaacgtgtaactaagtatgactaGCGGTTTaagggttaaaaactttggttaaggtataacgtttcactagaacgtttactttatacattgggatcccaaaaatataatttcagagtttattacaagaaagtgtttacaacaggctgttctaagcggcaaaacagggtttaaccctagttcctctttcaaacctcgcccaagtattggtcgagcagctgcatatgtacatgtcatcacctaagctctccaactcaaggatggtccagcttccttttgcctttacctgcaccacaaagcacccgtgagccgaagcccagcaagaaaactcatatgctcataaacagtcatatcatgatatcaaatcatatctggcatgcctagcactcatagctctattcagcatgcaaatgagttcaaacagatgctggggtatccaggataagaagtcctggccttctgattggaggactatcaagtcaatcctaatcatatgagtgtcgcaacacttgaggttctggtaaaccatactgagtgactgacaagcaagtcactaatccaagtggaagggtggctgttgggtaagcctctaaccttcaacaggttctggtaaaccatactgagtgactgacaagaaagtcactaattcaaatggaaggctggctgttgagtaagcctctaaccttcaacaggttctggtaaaccatgctgagtgaccaacaagcaagtcactggggcctcagtgcccaaagccatgcatatgatgatcaaaatgatcatacagagctcatagctctaatcagatgagtgaatatcactttgaggtcctggtaaaccatattgagtgactgacaaccaagtcactaggggcccagtgcccatagccatgtaacaacactgttacctaggctttcctgcaatggctctaaatgactagcctttggctagataaatgcttttttatattcatcgaacttgaggtcggtcctgcattaatgctctttgagtcattcaatgcagagggtcgattaggtccaatcgacatagcttgcactaaacacactagggttgtcatgactagtgagttagcataATGTGACCAGTGCCTGGTACCACTGCCggacttgactagtgagtcacagcttcacagttgatactaacacctttgccaattctgactattgagtcagccctgtgtgaccagtgcccagtaccactgccaaacctgactaatgagtcacagcttcacagttgatactagcacctttgccaaacctgactaattagtcagtaccatgcacaagtaagtaatgctatcaatgtgtatcatatgccaattatccaagaacagggcattcaacatgcttactaaacagttgctagcataattatgatcatgcacaaactcagagactcaagccctgACCAATCTCATGTTCATCAtttatggcatgccctaatcacatgtttctcgtgcatcacatgcatcacacttaatcatccagcatgcctcagtaataatcatatgcaaatgggcaagattgctaagcattcattatgctatcaatgttcacattcaatatccaacatgcatcaatcacagccatgcatgtcacatatggggtgcagttttcttaccttgggttcgagcaagaattaataaaagatacgacctttgagaacgatcagtcctttgtTCGTTtaacggttacctggtcatagccaattatgggattccatcaataaaatgaataataaaaggttcccaaaccaaaacccagcctccgagacatcaaacactacccaaccgggtactaggttcaaccccgaggcctaaggttagCATCCTAAGtcaaaaacaccattttgggctaaaacaaccttaagggtcgcgaccctccccagctgtgccgcggcgcgccctccaGACAGAGAGGGCCTCCCTggcagacgccaagggccgcggtgcaccACAGCTGCGCCGTGGCGCCCAGCCCAAAATAGCCAAAACTCAGCACACGAACTCAAAttttcccctgtgtttttcctctcaaaccagcccttcaaatcaacccaaaacctcttccaaacacccattttaatctctaaacaccacccataactcaccctcatcaaaacccaaacttatcatcaattaaaacctcttcaaatccacacttccatcaagaaatcaaaaattgaaaaccaaagagaaaaacagagcaccacctgaatttagtgactagaactcaccttgaaaccaaCTTTGAACCTCCCTCAACAGCTGAACTAAGTCCACAACCTCAGCCTTTAAGTTCCCTAGCTTAATATCCCAccttgagctcaagaacaccaaagaagaaaatggagagaAGTAACGTACGGGAAGGAGGAGGGATGTATCTGTTTTGGCTctgtttccacagccttctaagccccaaagctgatataaatccttatggtcaaaataccataatgcccctaggccaatttaaaagcttctaaacactcccaagggtaaattcgtcatttccaacctataccgttaattataattaacgctctccgattcccgctaatctcaacattctcaaatgccaataaatcataccccattaccctttaattcctggtaatgttctaatcatcaaaatgaccccgagactcaccccgagcctcgaacgaaaacctgttatgaccaaaccgataattaacattccatgatcgtctcatgccgaatggcttgaaccaatccacatatgatgtggtaaaattataattcacccatatgcataaaattacacaatcacgcccccaatggccaaattatcaaaatgcccttgcatttaaaatatgagcccatatgcatgcattccccatcatataataatataattcacataaacatgcatataatcattaaataccataataaatcaattatggccctcccggcatcctaatcaaggtcctaaaccttattaggaaattcggggcattacatgttCCCTGCGATCAGTtaaagatcgccttgctcatattctgaagcatgaccgttgcagggaggcaatggctgaagctgagagcatgggggtcgatcagatccttaacagggctcttaacgaagtggccagtgtaagtattcTTTCTCTTGGCCTTTTAtctttccttcttgtaatatagcctaacttttattccttgactacaggccatgctgacaatgattGCTGCTCGCGCACACGCCACTGTTAGCATCCAGCAGTCCCGGGCGAAGGTtgctgaggagcttaaggccacgGAGGCTTGGCATgccggggagttggaggtggtcacccagcagaggGATGTAGCGGTAGCAGAACTGGCTGAGAAGCTAGCTTCTCAGGAAACTTtaaggaagcaaagggacgactACTTGGAGTCCAGCCGAATCCAATGGCGTGAAGTTaagaaacttagggaggagcatctcGCTAAGGACGCGACCATTGTTGTTCTCAAAAGCTAGGTGGATCAGCTCAAGCTCAccaatgccaaggacctggagaggtacaagaacgcgacacttcggtgtttttatgatttttggaaacacaaccaaggtgccgacttcagctaccTCCCAGAAGATGCCAGGAATGCTGAGCTAGCGTGCTGCACTGCTCGGCTGGCTGCCGAAGAAGAAAGAGCTAGAGTTCCTGTTTCCCCAAGCATTCAGCTAGTTGCCGAAGCGGAGGGAGGAGAAGCCACCGGGGACGTAGTCGACCAGAGTGCTAAccaagatcctcctgctcctaatgctccttgaaatttatattctttttcttttctttggctacacgacccacgggtcatgatgtaaagactaaatttttatttttatttttaattttgctgcatgggcagcaaactttccttttacttttaaaaaattacagccaagcagtactgcttgtggTGTAAGAGGATTCttctttgatattataatatttctgcttattataacatctattcgcatgaccgaacttagcatagtaatTTGGTTTGATTTAGCaaaatataacttttgaaaaatactctaagtaccgtagcatgctttcactcattttgttcatgtgtttacatacctcttggtatgctttgctatcgatgtaccttatatgccccccaagtgactgaggagctttaggtccttggtcacttgcattgaccacgacctgtacaaACATTACTACTCAGTAggaaatgcaacacttataatacaacaaaacaacacacgtaatgaacaaatacttgtaaatttttttttacaaaggttggcaagaatgactggctgcacacagtcccttataattctcgtattaaaaatggactaaacatgtctttacgagtgatcttaaaaagatcttacacttataagcgattagccatataacatggctaaccctttttcaaaacttgtaaaaagtaaacattaatacaagccagtcctttaaaaaggactgtttattgataatacttgcgcaggtgttctccgttccaata is a window of Humulus lupulus chromosome 4, drHumLupu1.1, whole genome shotgun sequence DNA encoding:
- the LOC133832941 gene encoding uncharacterized protein LOC133832941 yields the protein MLDDYGVSMGYQKAWRTREKALELARGNQDDSYQKLPIYLHTLKVSNPGTITHLVTDNKDHFKYMYLAFANSIKGWKHCRPVIVIDGTYLKTSFGGTLVTASTMDANSNIFPLVFGIGDSENDSSWLWFFTKLKETWRKRSYFIVIWQTGIAIISGRHKSIENAVENVYPKAFHGACIFHLLNNIKVNFSVRGEDLNINFVKVAKAYRVQSFEHYMNEIDKIDTRIRPYLQKIGYCTWSRCHAPTRRYTMMTSNIAESINAALKAARTLPITTMMEGLRSLVQKWVFLVNTIVYQVVVEDKGNFLVNLMEKTCECKRFQQNEIPCAHAITIFAKTRLKTYDYVVDYYKTTTMKATYESIVYPLPNESEWTLPETLNKIVLPPKSRKPPGRLRRKRIRSRGEPKVQIKCGRYPQPGHNRKTCRNEPIPKQRNPTKSKKLDK